The following DNA comes from Streptomyces sp. NBC_00690.
GGCCAGGCGGCAGCGCCGCAATCCAAAGACGGAGGCCGTGGAGATCACCCCGGCCGATCCAGGGACACTGCTGTCCGGGGGTCCCCCCAAGCCGTAGGAGGCAGGGCAGCAGTACATGGGGCATGACCCGGAGCCCTAGACGGGGCTCCGGCCGCAGTCGGTGATCACTTCTGGCGTCGCGACACCCACGGATGACGAGGGGCGGTCGCGAACGAGGAGAAGGTCAGCTGCGCCGGCAGGGTCGTGCTCGATGGACAGAGCAGGTCGAGGCGTCCAGACCACGGTGACACGGGTGCGGGCCGGCACTTCGCCGGAGTGGAGAACCACTCCGCATCGAAGTGCTGGGACCACCAGGGGTCGGTCCGTGGGTGTACCGGACGCTTGACGGACCCGCTTGCCGAGGCCGAGCGGGCCCGCGTCGAAGCCGCACACGACGGGGGCGCCGCTCTCCTTGGTCATCCCACCCTCAGCGGCACAAGAACCCCGACCGGGTTTCTCCCGCGGTGGACGGAGCGGTGAGCGGCCCCACCGCCGGCAGTCCCCGGTCGCTGTGCCAACCGCGTACGGCGCCGGCTCATCCCGCGGCGGCGCCCGAGGGCAGCGGTGTCCTGGCCGCGACGGTCACGTCAGCGACCACCTCGACGACGTCCGGGCCGTACGCCTGGGAGTTGACCACCTTCAGCAGCAGGCAGAACGAACTCCGTCCGTGCTTCTTCGCCAGCGTCTCGTGGTTCCGGGCGAGATAGCGGGTGGCCGCCTGATTGGTGATGGCGCGCTGGCCGCAGAAGAGGAAGACCGGTCGGGCGTCCGGCTGGGCCGTCAGCCGAGCCAGGAGCACGTACTCCGCGGCCCCTGCCTCCAGTCGATAGCGGTCCGAGCCGATCTGGAACGCGCCCTGGTCCGGACCCGGCTGCGGGTCGACATTGACGCGCACTCCGGGAAGCAGATGATGGAGATGAGCGGCCATCCGTCGATTCGAGTACGGGCCACCCACGCAGAATTCCGTACGTTCACCGAAGCCCTGCCGGGCGATGTCATGCCAGACGATCTCCGCCTGGGCCTCGCAGTCCTTGATCAGCGCGGCCAACTCCAGCAGGGCAAAGACGTCAAAGCGGTGCACGGACCCGTCGCGGCCCGCCTCACGGTTGACGACCAACAAGGACTCCGAGTTCGACGGCAGTCCGAAGAAGGTCTGCTTGCGCAGCAGCTTGCGCCGCAAGAGGTAGGTACGAGCGAGCCAACCGAGCGTGGCACTGATCCCGGCGGCCACCACACCGAGCACGATGTTGCGTACGTCGTCGTTCATGGGCGCGCAGCCTATCGCTGCCATCGCACCGCCGTTCGATGCAGTCCCGGCCAGGTGTCCTGACGTCCGCGGCCGGGTGAAGTTACAGTGCGCGGACGTATGTTGACTGGAGGTATCCACATGGGCCGAACCGCCGCCCGCAGCGCGACCGTTCTGACCGTCGCGGCAGCGATGGTCTCGCTGGGGGCCGCCGCGCCCTCCCACCCCAAGCCCTTACTGAAGACACCCGCGAAGTCACCGGTGGCCGTCGGCCACGGTGGCGCGGTGGCCAGCGTCGATCCGGACGCCTCGGCCGCCGGCATCGACGTGCTCAAACGAGGCGGCAACGCCGTGGACGCGGCGATCGCCACGGCTGCCGCACTCGGCGTCACCGAGCCCTACTCGGCGGGCATCGGCGGCGGTGGCTTCTTCGTCCACTACGACGCCCGGTCCCGTACGGTCCACACCATCGACGGCCGGGAGACCGCGCCGCGCTCCGCCGGCCCCGGTCTCTTCCAGGAGAAGGGCCAACCGATCCCGTTCGCCGAGGGCCAGACCAGCGGCCTGGGCGTGGGCACCCCCGGTACGCCGGCCACCTGGGAGAGTGCGCTCGATAGTTGGGGCAGCAAGCCCCTGGGCGAGTTGCTGAAGCCCGCCGAGCGGCTGGCGCGCGACGGGTTCACCGTGGACGCCACCTTCCGCTCGCAGACCGAGGCCAACCGGGACCGCTTCGCCGACTTCCCGGCCAGCGCCGAACTCTTCCTCCCCCGAGGAAAGCTGCCCGTGGTGGGTTCCGTCTTCAAGAACCCCGATCTGGCGCGCACCTACAAGGAGATCGGGCGGGAGGGTACGCAGGCGCTGTACCGCGGTGACATCGCCACGGACATCGTGCGCACGGTCCGCAAGCCACCCGTCGGCGAGGGTGTGACCCGCAAGGTCAGGCCCGGTGACCTCACCGCCAGGGACCTGCGGACGTACGACACCATCCGGCGCGCACCCACGAAGATCTCCTACCGGGGCCTGGACGTCTACGGCATGGGCCCCTCCTCATCGGGCGGCACCAGTGTCGGCGAGGCGCTCAACATCCTGGAGCGCACCGATCTGGCGGACGCCAGCAAGACCCAGTACCTGCACCGCTTCATCGAGGCCAGCCGGATCGCCTTCGCGGACCGGGGCCGCTGGGTCGGTGATCCCGCCTTCGAGAACGTTCCCGTCAAGGAACTCCTCTCCCAGCGGTTCGCCGATTCACGAGGCTGCCTGATCAAGGACAACGCGGTACTCACCAGCCCGCTGGCCCCGGGTGACCCCCGCAGGCCCGCAGCCTGCTCCAACAAGGGCAAGACCGCGCCGACCACGTTCGAGGGCGAGAACACCACCCATCTGACGACCGCGGACAAGTGGGGCAACGTCGTCGCGTACACCCTGACGATCGAGTCCACCGGCGGCAGCGGGATCACCGTGCCGGACCGGGGGTTCCTGCTGAACAACGAGTTGACCGACTTCTCCTTCGCACCGGCGAACCCCGCCGTGCACGATCCGAACCTGCCCGGTCCGAGCAAGCGTCCGCGTTCGTCCATCTCGCCGACGATCGTCCTCGACGAGGGACGTCCGGTGCTCGCGCTGGGCTCTCCTGGCGGGGCGACGATCATCACCACGGTCCTCCAGACCCTGACGGGTCGTCTGGACCGGGGACTTCCCCTGGTGGAGGCGATCGCAGCCCCACGGGCCAGCCAGCGCAACCAGACCACGACCGAACTGGAGCCGGGACTCTGGGACAGCTCACTGCGCGCGAAGCTGGAGAAGATCGGTCACCGCTTCCGCCTCAACGCGGAGATCGGAGCCGCGACCGGGATCGAGCGGCTCCCTGATGGACGATGGCTCGCCGCCGCCGAGAAGGTGCGCCGAGGGGGCGGTTCGGCGATGGTGGTGCGGCCCAGCGGCAACCCCTAGCAGGTGTTGCCCAAGCCGGGTTCAGGCAGGTCGGCCGGGTGTCTGGCCTGCCGGTTCACCCTGGCAGGGTGAGGTGGTGCAGGGGGCGAGGGGCAGTCGATCCGCGGCGGCGGACAGCGCTTGAGGGCGATGCCGCCGCTCGGACGGGCGTACTCCGTCCGGCCCCTCGTTCACCCACGGCCCGTTCGGCATCAACTGTCGGACGGGCCGCCGTTGTTGTACGAGGGTCTGCCCCGATGTCCCCGACAGCGGGGGATCAGTTCTGTGTGGGAGCGGGTATGGACGCATTTCCGCACAGAAAGGTGATCTTCCCATGCGCTCATCCACCCTGCTCCCCGCTTTCGTCGCCGCACTCTCGGGGGCTGCCCTGCTGAGCTCCGCCGCCCTGCCGGCCGCGGCGGAGACGGTTCAGCGGGTCGTCACCCCCGATGCGTACGGTGTGCGCGAGGGCACCGTGGGGGCGGCCGAGCTGCTGGCCAGGACGGGGAGCTGTACGCAGATCTCCAGCGGGAAGTACGCCAAGGACGCCGGGGGCTCCAAGTCCGTCCCCGTCTGCGGCACCGATGAGGCGGTGTTCTGGACGGCCGATCTGGACATCGACTGCGACGGCCGGGCCACCACTCAGTGCAATGCCCAGACCGACCCCTGGTTTCTCCCCGATACCGCCTTCCACCAGTCGGACGGCAGACCGCTGAGCGCGGAGGAGTTGCCGTTCATCGTGGTGCCCAGTCCCAGCTCCACCTGGCGCTACACCGACTTCGGGATCAAGGGTGGGTCGGTGGTGGCCGTGGTCCACGACGGCAAGGTCCGGTACGGAGTCGTCGGGGACACCGGGCCCACCGGCATCATCGGCGAAGCCTCCTACGCCATGGCCGAGTCACTCGGCATCGATCCCGACCCGGCCACGGGCGGGATCGGGTCGGGCGTCACCTACATCCTCTTCAAGAACTCCAAGGTGTCCCCGATCGAGAGCCACAGCGCCGCGGTGACACTGGGGAACTCGCTGGCCAAGGAGTTCGTGGCGAACGGCTGACGGGATCTGGTCCGGCAGCCATAAGGCAGCCATAAGGCAGCGACGGGGCGTGGTCTGCCCGTTCCCGTAACGGGGTCACAGGGTCACGGGGTCGCTGGGCGCTGACCGTCCCGGTCGACCCATTCACAGGACGGTGAGCACGCGCGGTCCTTCATCGGTGATGGCCACCGTGTGCTCCGCGTGGGCGGCCCTGCTGCCGTCGATCGTGCGGACCGTCCAGCCGTCCTGGGCGGTGTAGTGGTCGTCCGTGCCGCCCGCGATCACCATGGGCTCGATGGCCAGCACCATGCCATGGCGCAGCACCATGCCCCGGCCCGGTCGGCCCTCGTTGGGGACGCCCGGGTCCTCGTGCATCCGCCGCCCGATGCCGTGGCCGCCGTAGCCGTCCGGAATGCCGTAGCCGGCCGAGCGGCACACCCGGCCGATGGCATGGGCGATGTCGCCGATCCTCCGGCCGACCACGGCCGCCGCGATGCCGGCCTCCAGCGCCGCCTCGACCGTCTCGATGAGCCGGAGGTCCTCGGGCCTGGCGCGGCCCACGGTGAAGCTCACCGCCGAGTCACCCACCCAGCCGGCGAGAATCGCGCCGCAGTCCAGACTCAGCAGATCGCCGTCGCCCAGTCGGTAGTCGTCCGGGATGCCGTGCACGATCGTGTCGTTGACCGATGCGCACACGACGGCCGGAAAGGGAACGGGGGCCCACGAGGGGTGATAGCCGAGGAAGGGCGATCGGGCCCCTGCCTCGGTGAGAACGGCCCGCGCTGCCGCATCCACGTCCCGCAGGGTCGCTCCTACGGTCGCGACTTCACGGGCCGCCGTCAGTGCACCGGCAACGACCCTGCCGGCCTCACGCATCGCTTCGATCGACTGATCGGTTTTGATCTCAACCATGCCAATTACTATACCGGTCCTGGCGGTATTCCAATACCGGCATTAGAATAACGCCATGGTTCGTACCCCCCTCACCCCGGAAGAGCGCGAACGCGGCGAGCGCCTCGGTCGCATGCTGCGTACGGCGCGCGGCGAGCGCAGCATGGTCGAGGTCGCGCTGGTCGCCGGGATCTCGCCCGAGACCCTTCGCAAGATCGAGACCGGTCGCGCCCCCACCCCGGCGTTCTTCACCGTGGCCGCCCTTGCGTCCGCCCTCGGGCTCTCCATGGACGAGCTGGTGGTCCGCTGTGCTCTGCTGCCCGCAGCCTGAGCGTGCCCTAGGCTCGTCCCGTGACCGCCGCTGACTTCGCCTCTGCCCGCTATCTGAGCGTGACCACCTTCCGCAAGAACGGGACCGGGGTCGCCACGCCCGTGTGGTTCGCCGAGGACGGCGGAAAGCTCTACGCCTGGACCCGCACCGATTCCTACAAGGTCAAGCGGCTGCGCAACGACTCCCGGGTCGTGGTCTCCGTCTGTGACGCCCGAGGGCGGATCGCCGAAGGCGCCCCCGCCGCGGAGGGCACGGCCGAACTGCTGGACACGGAGGGCACGGCACGGGTGCGCTCCCTGCTCGCCCGCAAGTACACCTGGCAGTTCTGGCTCGTCGACTGGCCGGCGATGGTGGCTCGGCGTGGCAAGCGTCCCCACACGGGCATCGTGGTGACGCTCTGACCGAAGGCTTCCGGGCTGGCGCGCGGTGCGTCGTGGCTGTCGCTACCCTCCGCCCGGTCGACCGCCGATGCTCCTCGGCGGTCCTTCCCCGGTTACTTCACCGACTCGTCCAGTCGACCCGTGAGCGGTCATTTCCGGCCCCTGTCGCTGTCCTGACGGTGTATCCGGGTGCAGGTGGGGCCGGTTGGGTCAGTGGTGAGCCCTGTTGTTGCTGGGCTCGTCCTCCGCTCGGGTGAAACAAGATCGATTCTGCGGGTTGACTCCGATGGTCTTGCCCCGATGTGTGACGGGGCTTACGTTCTCCCTCTACGTACCGTGTCTACGTGCGTAGAGGCTCGCTGACGCCCGGCCGAAGGAGCAGCCCATGGCCAATGTCGTACGCGCCGCACTGGTCCAGGCGACCTGGACAGGCGACACCGAATCCATGATTGCCAAACACGAGGAACATGCCCGTGAGGCGGCCCGGCAGGGCGCCCGGGTGATCGGATTCCAGGAAGTCTTCAACGCCCCCTACTTCTGCCAGGTGCAGGACTCCGAGCACTACCGCTGGGCCGAGCCCGTCCCGGACGGTCCCACCGTCCGACGGATGCAGGAACTGGCCCGCGAGACCGGGATGGTGATCGTCGTCCCCGTCTTCGAGGTCGAGGGTGCCGGGTTCTACTACAACACCGCGGCCGTGATCGACGCCGACGGCACCTATCTGGGGAAGTACCGCAAGCACCACATCCCCCAGGTCAAGGGCTTCTGGGAGAAGTTCTACTTCCGTCCAGGCAATGCCGGCTGGCCCGTGTTCGAGACCGCGGTCGGCCGGGTCGGCGTCTACATCTGCTACGACCGCCACTTCCCCGAGGGCTGGCGGCAACTCGGCCTCAACGGTGCCCAACTGGTGTACAACCCCTCCGCCACCTCCCGGGGGCTGTCCGCCTACCTGTGGCAGTTGGAACAGCCCGCCGCAGCCGTCGCCAATGAGTACTTCGTCGCCGCCATCAACCGCGTCGGCCAAGAGGAGTACGGCGACAACGACTTCTACGGCACCAGCTACTTCGTCGATCCCCGCGGCCAGT
Coding sequences within:
- the ggt gene encoding gamma-glutamyltransferase, encoding MGRTAARSATVLTVAAAMVSLGAAAPSHPKPLLKTPAKSPVAVGHGGAVASVDPDASAAGIDVLKRGGNAVDAAIATAAALGVTEPYSAGIGGGGFFVHYDARSRTVHTIDGRETAPRSAGPGLFQEKGQPIPFAEGQTSGLGVGTPGTPATWESALDSWGSKPLGELLKPAERLARDGFTVDATFRSQTEANRDRFADFPASAELFLPRGKLPVVGSVFKNPDLARTYKEIGREGTQALYRGDIATDIVRTVRKPPVGEGVTRKVRPGDLTARDLRTYDTIRRAPTKISYRGLDVYGMGPSSSGGTSVGEALNILERTDLADASKTQYLHRFIEASRIAFADRGRWVGDPAFENVPVKELLSQRFADSRGCLIKDNAVLTSPLAPGDPRRPAACSNKGKTAPTTFEGENTTHLTTADKWGNVVAYTLTIESTGGSGITVPDRGFLLNNELTDFSFAPANPAVHDPNLPGPSKRPRSSISPTIVLDEGRPVLALGSPGGATIITTVLQTLTGRLDRGLPLVEAIAAPRASQRNQTTTELEPGLWDSSLRAKLEKIGHRFRLNAEIGAATGIERLPDGRWLAAAEKVRRGGGSAMVVRPSGNP
- a CDS encoding glycoside hydrolase family 75 protein, whose translation is MRSSTLLPAFVAALSGAALLSSAALPAAAETVQRVVTPDAYGVREGTVGAAELLARTGSCTQISSGKYAKDAGGSKSVPVCGTDEAVFWTADLDIDCDGRATTQCNAQTDPWFLPDTAFHQSDGRPLSAEELPFIVVPSPSSTWRYTDFGIKGGSVVAVVHDGKVRYGVVGDTGPTGIIGEASYAMAESLGIDPDPATGGIGSGVTYILFKNSKVSPIESHSAAVTLGNSLAKEFVANG
- the map gene encoding type I methionyl aminopeptidase, which encodes MVEIKTDQSIEAMREAGRVVAGALTAAREVATVGATLRDVDAAARAVLTEAGARSPFLGYHPSWAPVPFPAVVCASVNDTIVHGIPDDYRLGDGDLLSLDCGAILAGWVGDSAVSFTVGRARPEDLRLIETVEAALEAGIAAAVVGRRIGDIAHAIGRVCRSAGYGIPDGYGGHGIGRRMHEDPGVPNEGRPGRGMVLRHGMVLAIEPMVIAGGTDDHYTAQDGWTVRTIDGSRAAHAEHTVAITDEGPRVLTVL
- a CDS encoding helix-turn-helix domain-containing protein, whose product is MVRTPLTPEERERGERLGRMLRTARGERSMVEVALVAGISPETLRKIETGRAPTPAFFTVAALASALGLSMDELVVRCALLPAA
- a CDS encoding PPOX class F420-dependent oxidoreductase — protein: MTAADFASARYLSVTTFRKNGTGVATPVWFAEDGGKLYAWTRTDSYKVKRLRNDSRVVVSVCDARGRIAEGAPAAEGTAELLDTEGTARVRSLLARKYTWQFWLVDWPAMVARRGKRPHTGIVVTL
- a CDS encoding nitrilase-related carbon-nitrogen hydrolase; its protein translation is MANVVRAALVQATWTGDTESMIAKHEEHAREAARQGARVIGFQEVFNAPYFCQVQDSEHYRWAEPVPDGPTVRRMQELARETGMVIVVPVFEVEGAGFYYNTAAVIDADGTYLGKYRKHHIPQVKGFWEKFYFRPGNAGWPVFETAVGRVGVYICYDRHFPEGWRQLGLNGAQLVYNPSATSRGLSAYLWQLEQPAAAVANEYFVAAINRVGQEEYGDNDFYGTSYFVDPRGQFVGDPASDDTEQLLVRDLDFDLIDTVRQQWAFYRDRRPDAYEGLVQP